In bacterium, the sequence GGGAGGGCCGGGGACATCCTCCTCACTTTTTTCCCTGGCCCTCAAGCCGGGCCAGGGAAAGCTTGAACCATCGATGTCTATTGGATGCTTTAGGGTGATCGACGGTTCAAAAGCCGTTCGGAGGAGTCCCCGGCCCTCCCCGACCTACCGCTGTGCCGATCCAAGGTCATCCTGAGCGAAGCGAATACCCAAACTACGGGCACAAGAGATCTGTAACCTCTTTTGGTAGATCATCCACCTTGGGCAGTTATAGATCCTTCGCTTCGCTCAGGATGACAGGCAAGCCGGCACATCGGTAGGGCGGGGTCTGGGGGTGGGGGTGCCTCTCGAAAATATCTCTGCAGGAGGGAGGGCGTAGGAGGGCTCAAAAATCCGACTGAGCAAAAAACTTCGGGGCTGACGAAGGAAGCCACGAAGTTTTATTGCGAAGCGGATTTTTGAGCCTGACTAGCCCGACCGGGCAGAATTTGAGAGAGGCACCCCCACCCCCAGACCCCGACCGGGCAGAGAATCAAGATTTTGCAAAATGGCGACGGGCAGACGAGTCTATCTAGACCTTCTCGTCCTCTTCGGCGATGGCGTTGTAGATCGCCTGGGCGTCGCTCACGTCGAGGAGCTTTTGGCGGAAATGGGCGTCTTTGAGGAGGCGGGAGAGCTTGGCTAAGGCCTTCAAGTGGAGGCCGGCGGTGTTTTCGGGGGCCACCAGGACGAAGAAGAGGTGGGCCGGCTCGCCGTCCTGGGAGTCGAAATCGATGCCCGGCCGGGAACGGCCGAAAGCCGCCACGATCCGGTCGAGGTTGGGCAGCTTGCCGTGGGGGATGGCCACGCCGCTGCCGATGCCGGTCGAGCCGAGCTTTTCCCGCTCAGCCAGGACCTCGCTCAGGGTGTCGACCGGGATGGAAGCCTCGGAGCGAGTCACCGCCTCGGCCAACTCCCGGATAACCCCGTCTTTGTCCCTCGATTTTAGTTCCGGCAAGATCGATTCGACGCGGAGTATATTGGTGATTTTCATAATCTAGGCCCAATCGAATGCGGCACCAAATCCCCTTGGGCTGCGCCTTTATGCCAGCAGTTATCAAATTACAATGAAATTATGCGGGCTTGAAGCAAAAAGGTGAGGCAATTTGGCTAAAAAAAAGGCGGGATCGTCGCCGATCCCGCCTAAAAAAACATCGTTGGTCTTTAATGGAGCTCGTTGGGATGCAGGCCATTCGAGCCCATCGTTGCCTCGAGGACCTCATAGGCTTTGCCCTCGCTCTTGTGGGCTTTGACCTTCTCCTTGTGCTTGCGGATCTGGCCCTCGGCCTTGGAGACCACCTTGTCGATCGAGGTATACATGTCCTGCGATTCCTCGACGCCATGGGCGGTGAAATTCTTGGATTGAACGTTGATCTCGGCGATTTGCCGGATCTTTTCGACCATCAGGATGAAGTGGATTTGGACCGGTTCGACTAAGTACTTTTTAAACTTTTGCGCCTTTTCGATGGCGTGATTGCGGAGGGCTTCGGAAGCAGGCATGTGACGAAAGGTGACCGTGACGTTCATTCAGAGACTCCTTTCCGCGACGTTGGAGAGCGCCGCGTCTAGATGTTGGACCTGTTCACAGCATACGCTGTCCTCGTTAATAAAGTTGCCGGCGTTTTGACGATGGCTGAATTCCCATC encodes:
- a CDS encoding PTS sugar transporter subunit IIA — its product is MKITNILRVESILPELKSRDKDGVIRELAEAVTRSEASIPVDTLSEVLAEREKLGSTGIGSGVAIPHGKLPNLDRIVAAFGRSRPGIDFDSQDGEPAHLFFVLVAPENTAGLHLKALAKLSRLLKDAHFRQKLLDVSDAQAIYNAIAEEDEKV
- the raiA gene encoding ribosome-associated translation inhibitor RaiA, coding for MNVTVTFRHMPASEALRNHAIEKAQKFKKYLVEPVQIHFILMVEKIRQIAEINVQSKNFTAHGVEESQDMYTSIDKVVSKAEGQIRKHKEKVKAHKSEGKAYEVLEATMGSNGLHPNELH